Proteins co-encoded in one Salvia splendens isolate huo1 chromosome 4, SspV2, whole genome shotgun sequence genomic window:
- the LOC121800397 gene encoding uncharacterized protein LOC121800397, protein MTIAKSIASEMGVEPSFSVKRKAQRKKHFDEIDTNEEILQAEKAFEVNYFLVVVDMANTSLKSRFEELQTFKSIFGFLLSSTTLKSLNDTELEDCCTKFAKTFSSHDTSDVEKEAFQS, encoded by the exons ATGACCATTGCCAAAAGTATTGCATCTGAAATGGGTGTAGAGCCATCATTTTCAGTGAAGCGCAAGGCTCAAAGGAAGAAACATTTTGATGAAATTGACACCAATGAAGAAATTCTACAAGCTGAGAAGGCTTTTGAGGTCAATTACTTCTTGGTCGTGGTTGATATGGCAAACACCTCATTGAAAAGTAGATTTGAAGAACTACAAACATTCAAAAGTATATTTGGGTTTTTACTTAGCTCAACAACTTTGAAGTCACTAAATGATACTGAATTAGAAGATTGTTGCACCAAATTTGCGAAAACATTCTCTTCGCATGACACATCTGATGTGGAG AAAGAAGCTTTTCAAAGTTGA